A part of Vibrio sp. B1FLJ16 genomic DNA contains:
- the ptsG gene encoding PTS glucose transporter subunit IIBC, producing the protein MFKNLFANLQKVGKSLMLPVSVLPVAGILLGVGAAHLSFIPEIVSNLMEQAGGSVFGQMALLFAVGVALGFTNNDGVAGLAAIVGYGIMTATLGVMAGVMGVEKIDTGVLGGILVGGLAAWAFNRFFKIQLPEYLGFFAGKRAVPIITGFGAIILGVILSVIWPPIGAAIGAFSHWAAEQNPQLAFGIYGIVERSLIPFGLHHVWNVPFFFEAGKCVNAAGQVQNGVLTCYLVADEASRAAGNGFGQLAGGYMFKMFGLPAAAIAIAHCAKPENRAKVMGIMASAALTSFLTGITEPIEFSFLFVAPLLYGIHALLAGSAYVVSNTLGFVHGTSFSHGLIDFLVLSGNAQKMILMIGVGLIYAAIYYVVFRAVITALDLKTPGREDETEAVATTSGSDMGGELVAAFGGKANITGLDACITRLRVAVADTAAVDQDKLKQLGAAGVVVVAGGVQAIFGTKSDNLKTEMDEWIRNHG; encoded by the coding sequence ATGTTTAAGAACCTTTTTGCAAACCTGCAAAAAGTTGGTAAATCTCTGATGCTGCCAGTATCAGTGTTACCAGTTGCAGGTATCCTACTAGGTGTTGGTGCAGCCCACCTAAGCTTCATTCCAGAAATCGTTTCGAACCTAATGGAACAAGCTGGTGGTTCAGTATTTGGCCAAATGGCACTTCTATTTGCTGTTGGTGTAGCACTGGGCTTCACAAACAACGATGGTGTAGCTGGTCTTGCTGCAATTGTTGGTTACGGCATCATGACAGCTACTCTAGGTGTTATGGCTGGTGTTATGGGCGTTGAGAAAATCGATACAGGTGTACTAGGTGGTATTCTTGTCGGTGGTCTTGCTGCTTGGGCATTCAACCGTTTCTTCAAAATTCAGCTTCCAGAGTACCTTGGCTTCTTCGCGGGTAAACGTGCTGTGCCAATCATCACTGGTTTTGGTGCGATCATCCTAGGTGTTATCCTTTCGGTAATCTGGCCACCAATCGGTGCTGCTATCGGTGCATTCTCTCATTGGGCTGCAGAGCAAAACCCACAGCTAGCATTCGGTATCTACGGTATTGTTGAGCGTTCACTAATCCCATTCGGTCTACACCACGTGTGGAACGTACCTTTCTTCTTCGAAGCAGGTAAGTGTGTAAACGCTGCAGGTCAAGTTCAGAACGGTGTTCTTACTTGTTACCTTGTTGCTGATGAAGCATCTCGTGCTGCGGGTAATGGCTTCGGTCAGCTAGCGGGCGGCTACATGTTCAAGATGTTTGGTCTACCAGCAGCAGCAATCGCTATTGCTCACTGTGCTAAACCAGAAAACCGCGCGAAAGTAATGGGTATCATGGCGTCTGCTGCTCTGACTTCATTCCTAACTGGTATTACTGAGCCAATCGAATTCTCATTCCTATTCGTTGCTCCACTACTATATGGTATCCACGCTCTACTAGCTGGTTCTGCATACGTTGTATCTAATACTCTAGGTTTCGTACACGGTACTTCATTCTCGCATGGCCTGATTGACTTCCTAGTTCTGTCTGGCAACGCTCAGAAGATGATTCTTATGATCGGTGTTGGTCTTATTTACGCTGCAATCTACTACGTGGTATTCCGCGCGGTAATTACTGCACTAGACCTTAAAACTCCTGGTCGCGAAGATGAAACTGAAGCAGTAGCAACTACTTCTGGCTCAGATATGGGTGGTGAACTAGTAGCAGCGTTCGGTGGTAAAGCTAACATCACTGGTCTTGATGCGTGTATCACTCGTCTACGTGTAGCGGTAGCTGATACTGCAGCTGTTGACCAAGACAAACTGAAACAACTAGGCGCAGCGGGTGTTGTAGTTGTAGCAGGTGGTGTTCAGGCTATCTTTGGTACTAAGTCTGACAACCTGAAAACTGAAATGGATGAGTGGATTCGTAACCACGGCTAA
- a CDS encoding MetS family NSS transporter small subunit: MTISAIIMMVIGLGITWGGAAVCIKRAMNKR, translated from the coding sequence ATGACAATCAGTGCAATCATCATGATGGTTATTGGTTTAGGAATTACTTGGGGTGGTGCTGCCGTTTGCATCAAACGAGCGATGAATAAACGTTAA
- a CDS encoding sodium-dependent transporter, translated as MKREQWGSRAGFILAAVGSAIGLGNIWRFPYMAYENGGGAFFIPYLFAMITAGIPFMILEFSMGQKYRGSAPTTLAKIHSKFEWLGWFQVGVAAVIAVYYVAVIGWSISYFGLSFNQGWGADTNAFFFSEYLQLGDNSPTNLGSIQWKIALAMTIAWAITYVAIASGVKSGIERASKIMMPILFIMVLFLIGRMVFLPGALDGVNYMFEPDFSKIWDVKVWAAAYGQIFFTLSIGFAIMLAYSSYLPEKSDITNNAFMTVLINCGFSILAGIMIFSVLGYMAQEQGKPLTEVVSAGVGLAFVTLPAAINLLPAPYILGPLFFFALVVAGLSSHISIMEAVTSAIIDKLNWTRKKAANVVIGIGFVVSMAFATNGGLLLLDLVDHFANNVGIMVGGLVEIMLMAWLLNRVTEVRGYVNERSDFSIGQWFEVCLRFVTPIMLAVILATKLYALFTDGYGGYDLTLGWALIAALFIFGLLINAVNRKETAK; from the coding sequence ATGAAGCGAGAACAATGGGGATCCCGAGCAGGATTCATCTTAGCAGCAGTAGGTTCAGCCATCGGGTTGGGTAACATTTGGCGTTTCCCATACATGGCTTACGAGAATGGCGGCGGCGCATTTTTTATTCCTTACCTTTTTGCCATGATCACTGCTGGTATTCCATTCATGATCCTAGAGTTCAGTATGGGACAGAAATACCGTGGTTCAGCACCAACAACATTAGCTAAAATTCATTCGAAGTTCGAATGGCTAGGCTGGTTCCAGGTTGGTGTTGCTGCAGTCATTGCCGTTTATTATGTAGCCGTAATTGGGTGGTCTATCTCTTACTTTGGTCTTTCGTTCAACCAAGGCTGGGGGGCAGACACTAACGCATTTTTCTTTAGTGAATACCTACAATTAGGTGATAACTCACCGACTAATCTGGGCAGCATTCAGTGGAAAATCGCATTGGCGATGACCATCGCCTGGGCAATCACCTATGTTGCAATTGCTAGCGGTGTAAAATCAGGTATTGAGCGTGCATCAAAAATCATGATGCCAATCCTATTTATTATGGTGCTTTTCCTGATCGGTCGTATGGTTTTCCTACCGGGCGCGCTAGATGGTGTGAACTACATGTTCGAACCAGATTTCAGCAAAATCTGGGACGTAAAAGTATGGGCTGCGGCTTATGGTCAGATCTTCTTTACCCTAAGTATCGGTTTTGCCATCATGCTGGCTTACTCCAGCTACTTACCGGAGAAGTCAGACATCACAAACAATGCGTTTATGACGGTCTTGATTAACTGTGGTTTCTCTATTCTTGCAGGTATCATGATCTTCTCTGTTCTGGGCTACATGGCTCAGGAGCAAGGTAAACCATTAACGGAAGTTGTTTCGGCAGGTGTAGGTCTGGCGTTTGTTACATTACCAGCGGCAATTAACCTGTTACCAGCGCCTTACATCCTTGGCCCACTGTTCTTCTTTGCTTTGGTAGTTGCGGGTCTAAGCTCCCATATTTCAATCATGGAAGCCGTTACATCTGCGATTATCGACAAACTAAACTGGACTCGTAAGAAAGCTGCTAACGTCGTTATCGGTATTGGTTTTGTTGTATCGATGGCATTCGCAACTAACGGTGGGCTTCTGTTGCTTGACCTAGTTGACCATTTTGCAAACAACGTCGGTATCATGGTTGGTGGCTTAGTAGAAATCATGCTGATGGCATGGCTATTGAACCGCGTTACAGAAGTACGTGGCTATGTAAATGAACGCTCTGATTTCTCAATCGGTCAATGGTTTGAGGTCTGCTTACGCTTCGTAACACCTATTATGCTGGCAGTAATTTTAGCAACCAAACTTTATGCCTTGTTTACCGACGGCTATGGCGGTTACGACTTGACTCTAGGTTGGGCATTGATCGCAGCACTATTTATCTTCGGGCTATTAATTAACGCCGTAAACCGCAAGGAGACAGCAAAATGA
- a CDS encoding YnhF family membrane protein: protein MEHDLKSALVIVAVVFAVLLSFGFIAITAA from the coding sequence ATGGAACACGATCTCAAATCCGCACTTGTTATCGTTGCTGTGGTTTTTGCAGTACTTTTATCCTTTGGGTTTATTGCAATTACTGCCGCTTAG
- a CDS encoding patatin-like phospholipase family protein, translating into MIRNSGIVTESHTELDIDVYEHFRHGKTALVTQGGGQRGIFTAGVLDAFLLSNFDPFDEFYGTSAGALNLCPYLCRQHGMGKAFITELTTAPEFFNLFQYIRNQQYMGLEWALERIQDFPYKLDLDLGRKALGGRNAFAAVTNVETLSDQYLPMLGDSWFTTMLATCAIPKLYLGPVELNGQKFVDGGVSASVPVQEAWRQNARNIIVIRTEPFSEKQARVQSEIGDRPVQWYRESINSVQQSWQQKVSQWKSDWTSFFQQKINTAHQSKLAGQVLLNGGRWLFGADNLYRLSHLLGENFDSGLADMLMIHYQTFELTQAFLSAPPDDTFILQIAPKEGLRSSSLLSEPDALEHDYQLGLQAGFNFVQLYDQLNLDIDIDGRESA; encoded by the coding sequence ATGATACGTAACAGCGGTATAGTCACCGAAAGTCATACTGAGCTCGATATCGATGTGTATGAGCACTTCAGGCATGGCAAAACTGCTCTTGTCACACAAGGAGGAGGGCAGAGAGGGATTTTTACCGCTGGAGTGCTGGACGCTTTCTTACTCTCCAATTTCGATCCTTTTGATGAATTTTATGGAACATCTGCTGGCGCACTAAACTTGTGCCCTTACTTATGCCGCCAACATGGAATGGGTAAGGCATTCATCACCGAACTTACCACTGCTCCCGAATTTTTTAACCTCTTCCAGTACATCCGTAATCAGCAGTATATGGGGCTGGAATGGGCGCTAGAAAGAATTCAGGACTTTCCGTATAAGCTCGATCTCGATTTGGGGCGCAAGGCTTTAGGGGGCAGGAATGCTTTCGCAGCCGTTACCAATGTTGAGACGCTTTCCGATCAGTACCTCCCTATGCTTGGCGACTCTTGGTTTACTACGATGCTGGCAACATGTGCGATTCCCAAGCTGTACCTTGGCCCTGTGGAGCTGAACGGGCAGAAATTCGTCGATGGCGGCGTATCTGCTTCTGTTCCTGTTCAGGAGGCATGGAGACAGAATGCACGTAATATCATTGTTATTCGCACAGAACCTTTCTCTGAGAAGCAAGCGAGAGTGCAAAGTGAAATTGGCGATCGCCCAGTTCAATGGTATCGCGAGTCGATAAACTCAGTTCAGCAGTCTTGGCAGCAGAAAGTGAGTCAGTGGAAGTCAGACTGGACATCATTTTTCCAACAAAAGATCAATACTGCACACCAATCTAAACTTGCCGGACAAGTTCTGTTAAACGGAGGACGGTGGCTGTTTGGAGCGGATAATCTCTATCGTCTAAGTCATCTCTTAGGTGAAAATTTTGACTCTGGTTTAGCCGACATGCTGATGATTCATTATCAGACGTTTGAACTTACTCAAGCCTTTTTATCAGCGCCTCCGGATGACACTTTTATCTTACAAATCGCACCTAAAGAAGGGCTTCGTTCATCTTCTCTTCTTAGTGAGCCTGATGCGCTGGAACATGATTATCAACTGGGCTTGCAAGCCGGATTTAATTTCGTGCAGCTCTATGATCAACTTAATCTTGATATCGATATAGATGGAAGGGAAAGCGCATAG
- the pyk gene encoding pyruvate kinase — protein sequence MTAKLRRTKIVTTLGPSTDKDNVLEEIIKAGANVVRMNFSHGNSEDHIQRANKVRAIAAKLGRQVAILGDLQGPKIRVSTFKDGKVILNVGDKFTLDSDLPKGEGSQETVGLDYKELPHDVAPNDILLLDDGRVQLQVTSVEGNKVHTRVTVGGSLSNNKGINKKGGGLSADALTEKDKADILTAAQIKVDYLAISFPRNGEDMHYARRLARDAGLEAKLVAKVERAETVESDESIDDIILASDVVMVARGDLGVEIGDPELIGVQKKLIRRARSLNRVVITATQMMESMITSPMPTRAEVMDVANAVLDGTDAVMLSGETAAGQYPVETVKSMAEVCLGAEKMSEASLSTYRLQRTFETAEETIAMATMYSANHMDGVQAMIALTESGRTALIMSRLSSGLPIFALSRNESTLNRAALYRGVTPFYFDAKCDAGLPTAQAAIASLKEQGYLHEGDLVIITQGDVMDVVGSTNCMRILSA from the coding sequence ATGACTGCCAAACTAAGAAGAACAAAAATCGTCACCACTCTTGGGCCCTCTACAGATAAAGACAATGTCCTTGAGGAGATCATCAAGGCGGGGGCTAATGTGGTACGAATGAACTTTTCACATGGCAACAGTGAAGATCATATTCAACGAGCCAATAAAGTCCGCGCGATCGCTGCTAAATTAGGGCGTCAGGTTGCTATTTTAGGCGACTTACAAGGACCGAAAATCCGAGTTTCCACATTTAAAGATGGAAAAGTTATTCTAAATGTCGGAGACAAGTTCACGCTAGATAGTGATTTGCCTAAAGGTGAAGGTAGTCAAGAGACTGTGGGTCTGGATTATAAGGAACTCCCGCACGATGTTGCTCCAAACGATATCTTATTGCTGGACGACGGCCGGGTTCAGTTACAAGTCACCAGTGTAGAAGGCAATAAAGTTCATACCCGAGTTACAGTTGGTGGTTCACTCTCCAACAACAAAGGCATCAATAAAAAAGGCGGTGGCCTGTCGGCAGACGCTCTGACCGAAAAAGACAAAGCGGATATTCTTACTGCAGCACAAATTAAAGTCGATTACCTAGCGATTTCCTTTCCCCGTAATGGCGAAGATATGCATTACGCCCGACGCTTGGCACGAGACGCGGGGTTAGAAGCCAAATTAGTAGCCAAAGTAGAACGTGCAGAAACTGTCGAAAGTGATGAATCAATTGACGATATCATTCTCGCCTCAGATGTCGTGATGGTAGCACGCGGGGATTTAGGAGTAGAAATTGGTGATCCGGAACTTATCGGTGTCCAGAAGAAGCTCATTCGCCGAGCACGCAGCCTCAATCGAGTTGTAATCACCGCCACTCAAATGATGGAATCCATGATCACCAGCCCGATGCCGACCCGGGCCGAAGTCATGGACGTCGCCAATGCAGTCTTAGATGGTACTGATGCCGTCATGCTATCAGGCGAAACCGCGGCAGGTCAGTACCCGGTAGAAACGGTAAAATCGATGGCAGAGGTTTGCCTTGGCGCTGAAAAAATGTCTGAAGCCAGTCTGTCGACCTATCGTCTTCAGCGCACCTTCGAAACAGCAGAAGAAACCATTGCAATGGCCACCATGTACTCAGCGAACCACATGGATGGCGTTCAAGCGATGATTGCATTAACAGAATCTGGCAGAACGGCATTGATAATGTCACGTCTGAGTTCAGGGTTACCTATCTTTGCGCTATCAAGAAATGAATCGACACTGAACCGGGCTGCTTTGTATCGAGGCGTCACACCTTTTTATTTTGATGCAAAATGCGATGCCGGCTTACCAACAGCTCAAGCAGCGATCGCAAGCCTAAAAGAACAAGGCTACTTACATGAGGGCGACTTGGTCATCATTACACAAGGTGACGTTATGGACGTTGTAGGCTCTACCAACTGCATGCGCATCCTTTCTGCGTAA
- a CDS encoding ROK family protein, producing the protein MYMAQPGHIDHIKQVNAGRVYKLIDLKGPISRIDLSKQSELAPASITKITRELIEAHLIHETTVQEATSRGRPAVGLQVNNEGWQFLSMRLGRGYLTIALHELGGDVLIDTKIEIHELDQDDVLERLLYEIDEFFQTYADQLDRVTSIAITLPGLVNSEQGIVLQMPHYNVQNLALGPEIFKATGLPVFIANDTRAWALAEKLFGHSQENENSVLISIHHGLGAGIILDGRVLLGRHGNIGELGHIQIDPHGKRCHCGNIGCLETVASSQAIREEVVKRIADGEASSLAEQEEMSIESICEAAANGDPLAVDVIEKLGGYLGSAIAIVINLFNPEKILIGGVINQAKEVLYPAIRRCIEEQSLPVYHQDLELVESRFYKQATMPGAALIKQALYDGQLLMKVVEG; encoded by the coding sequence ATGTACATGGCTCAACCGGGCCATATTGATCATATCAAACAGGTCAATGCTGGTCGTGTATATAAACTGATTGACTTAAAAGGTCCTATCTCTCGGATTGATTTGTCGAAGCAAAGTGAGCTTGCACCTGCGAGTATTACTAAAATCACCCGAGAATTAATCGAAGCACACTTGATTCATGAAACCACAGTTCAAGAGGCTACCAGTCGTGGCCGCCCAGCGGTAGGATTGCAAGTCAATAATGAAGGTTGGCAGTTTCTTTCAATGCGTTTGGGGCGTGGCTACCTGACTATCGCGCTGCATGAGCTTGGTGGTGATGTGTTGATCGACACTAAAATTGAAATCCATGAGCTCGATCAAGACGATGTACTTGAACGTTTGCTGTATGAAATTGATGAGTTCTTTCAAACCTACGCCGATCAATTGGATCGTGTAACGAGTATCGCGATTACTCTACCTGGCCTTGTAAACTCCGAACAAGGCATTGTTTTACAAATGCCTCACTACAATGTCCAAAACCTTGCTTTGGGGCCTGAGATATTTAAAGCGACAGGTTTGCCGGTATTCATTGCCAACGACACGCGAGCTTGGGCGTTAGCTGAAAAGTTGTTTGGCCATTCTCAAGAGAACGAAAACTCAGTTCTGATTTCTATTCACCATGGGTTAGGTGCCGGTATCATTCTGGATGGCCGTGTTTTACTTGGTCGTCACGGTAACATTGGTGAACTGGGCCACATACAGATAGATCCACATGGCAAACGTTGTCATTGTGGCAATATCGGTTGTCTGGAAACAGTGGCTAGCTCTCAGGCTATCCGAGAAGAAGTAGTTAAACGTATTGCTGACGGCGAAGCTTCGAGTCTTGCTGAGCAAGAAGAGATGAGTATCGAAAGCATTTGTGAAGCGGCGGCTAATGGCGATCCTCTTGCTGTTGATGTCATCGAAAAACTGGGTGGTTATTTGGGGAGTGCAATTGCGATTGTGATTAACTTGTTTAACCCTGAAAAGATTTTGATTGGCGGGGTAATTAATCAGGCCAAAGAGGTTCTGTATCCGGCTATTCGCCGCTGTATTGAAGAACAGAGCCTGCCGGTTTACCACCAAGATTTGGAGTTGGTAGAGTCACGTTTTTATAAACAAGCGACAATGCCAGGAGCTGCGCTGATTAAACAGGCTTTGTACGATGGGCAATTACTGATGAAAGTGGTAGAGGGTTAA